AAGCACTTACGAGGTAAAACTTGTAAGTGCTTTTTTTTATTTGCAAACATTTTGCATTTCAGGCTTAACTACGGCCTTCCTTCACTTCCAGAATTAGATTCTTCATTCAATTCTTCCCTTGCAAAAAGGCAACTCATAAGCCTATATTCAATATTAGCTATTCATGTAAAGCTTCTTTGAATACTGAATTCGTTTACTCCCCATCCGTCAACTTCGCCAAGCAGCAAAACTACGTTTCAGTGGTACGGAAGCTAATTCAACATCCGATACCCATTGGTGTTGAGCCAACATGCTACTTGAACGCTTTTACACAGTGTCAGCAGCAACTGGTACAATAGTTTATCATCTATTTATGACAAAAGTGATTTCATATGCTCCTTTTTATTCAGGCAATAATCTTTCATTAGTCAAATAGTGAGACACCAAATTCCTTTGACAGCATCCTGTCAAGTTGGTCAAGGTCTGATATTAAATTCAAGTGGTCTGGCGCCAATGATACTTCAGGCTTGTTGCTCCGCAGCAACTTCTTCAATTCAGCCATCTTGAAGTAAAATGACTGAGATTGTAGTTCAAATGGAAGTAGGGCCAGCATTCCCTCTATGGCTATCTTCTTCTGCCTAACCTCATCCACTATTTTGATAGCCGAATCGTAATCCAATCGCTTTTGTCCGAGGGATTCCAAAAGCGCGCACTCGAAACTGGCACATTGCCGCGGTCTTTTGGAATAGATACTACACCCATCACAATAGTTTTTACAGGGTTGAAGGAAAAAACCTTCCCCGTTTGCATTCCCGATATCCGTAAATTCCTTTAACGCGGGCAACTCTTCACGGCCAACCTGAACGAAACCAACCACGGTACCGTCACAGCAGAACCCACAAGCCAAACAGATATTTGTTGAATCATCCATGTTTTAGGAATTTAAGCACTTCTGTAACGTACTCTTTCAAAGAACAGTGTCAATCTGTGCTAACTACTATATAAAAAGAATAACTCCGGTATAGGCCAATTGTCCTGAGCATCAAGGTGAAGAAGGCATTGGCCGGAGTGTGAATGAAGGATCTCATACAATAAGAAAAGAACTAAGTTCTAACGTGCTCTAACCTTAATGTCTTGTAGTTCTATCCTGGAAAGTTCTTTCAGGTTGCCCGCCTCAAAATCTTTCTCTATCTCTAGAAAATTATTTCCTGCAGGTTCATAGTTAATGTAGTCTTGGAACCTGATGCCCTGGATAACCTTGGGGTTGATGGCCTTCCGGAAACGGATACCGCCGCCCTCTGTGGCATACGTATACGCCAGGTAATCCATAGTTCCTTTCTCCTGGTTCATCCAGTAAAGGAACTCATCCTGAAAGTCTTCTCCCCCACCATCCTGCTTGAAGGTTACTTTAATCTTATGATAGGGAATACCCTTAATGGTTACCGTACCCAGTAACTGCTTTTGGACCGCCGGGTCGTTGAGCCCGAAAGGGAGTAAAGCAAAGTAAATCACAGAATTCACGGAGGCGGTAAATGCTTTTACCCTTTCGGCCGGAAGGCTTTGTCTTTTGCCGTTAATGGTCCTGGAGAACCCGCTGTTGGTAAGCACGTCTTTTACCTGGCCCAGCGTATCCGTGAAAGCACGGGTATAGGTATATTGACCATCCTCCCTTTTGGCGGTGTACTCCCGGTCCCTGAATCTGAAAGCCATCTCCAGGTTCTCAAACCTTTCCCCACCATGAACCTCTATGGCCCTGTCAACAATAGTTTGCGCGTTAGCGACAGGAACTTCTGAACTGGAGATATCACCTGATTGCTTTGATTCACAGGCAAGAAAGGCAAGGCTTAGGAAAAGCAATGGCAGAAGGGTTCTCATGAAATAACGTCCTTTAAGAGGATGGGTAGTTTTAAGATAAGCACGAAAATAACCTTGGTATAGGCAATGACACGTAAGCCATCCAACGTTAGGCAAATGCCCTCCATGAACTTTCAAAATGGCTTCCCTTTATTTTTAGTCGGCTGCCCAAGGTTAACATTTTACCAAGTAAGAGCATAGAATCTGTTCTGGAGACGCTTTGTAGCATGCCATGAAAATCCATGAATTAAGGACTCCAGCTCTCTAAATGTGGTAAATCTAGCCTAAACTACACTAATTTTTGAAGCAATACCCCACGTTTAACTATTCTAATAAATTGAAAAGACACCTACCATTACTGTTGCTTCTACTGCACGTGTCAATTATGAGCCCCACCCTTTCTGACAGGGCTTGGGAAGGAGGAATAAGCCTGCCTTAATAGACAAAGGTGAAACCGGCCCCGTATTTCATGTCGCTGTCATAATGCGTGGACAGGGAAATGTATTTGGTGAGCACATACCTGAAGCCAGCCATATACTCCTTGTCTGTGTTGGCGGTCAGGTTCATCCGCAGACGGCTGGTCAGCGGAATGTCTTCCCGGCGAAGTTGGAAACGCAACTTGCCTTTGCTGTCTACCCTGGCTTCCGCCTGCACGAGCATGGGTAAGATATACTGCACCCCCGCCACGAAAGCCTTCCTGTTATTCTGGTTACTAGATTGCCCCAGCATGGTTTCCTCTGGCTCGTTCTCCACGCTGTTGTGGTGGTAATCAAACCCGACAAAAGGGAAAAGCCACTGCATCTTGCCCAGATACCGACCAAAGTAGGTTTCACTCTCAATGCCGAACTCTTTCTTGAAACCAATGCGCCATTCGGTGGAGACCTGGTACCGGGCGTTGGCGAGCATAAACTCCCCGTCACTGCCGTTGCTTTCTATTCCTATTTGCCCAGAGGGCAGGAACATTTCCTCTTCCATGTTCAGTTTTTTCCAGGCCAGTTTGGGGTCCGGCAACTCGGGGTTGGGCGGAGAGTTCTGGTAAGTGAACACCCGGCCCATGCCAGCCATCATGTGGTAGAGAATATGGCAATGGAAAAACCAGTCCCCGCTTTCTGAGGCCGCGAATTCCAGGGTGTCCGTTTCCATGGGCAGGATGTCCACCACGTTCTTGAGCGGCGCATATTCCCCTTGTTTGTTCAGGACCCGGAAGTCATGGCCGTGCAGGTGCATGGGGTGCCGCATCATGGAGTTATTAAACATGATGATTTTCACGTTCTCACCCTTCTTGATCAAGATTTTGTCTGACTCAGACACCGTTTTGTTGTCAATGGTCCAGACGTAGCGATTCATGTTACCGGTCAACTCAAACCGCAAGACCTTCTCTGGTCCCGGTTTCAGGGTGGTCTGCTCGGTAGCCCGCAGCATGCCGTAGTTGAGCGTGACCAGGTCGCCTGCACTCTCGTCCATGTCCATGTTATGCATCTCATGCCCTTGCATGGAATGGGCCTTCTGCGTGGTGTCCTTTTGCGGCTGCATCTTACTTTCCATCTCACTGGCTGGCTTTGGGGCCTGCTCCCCGTGTCCGGCGTGTCCTCCACCGGCACCCTCGGGGTACATGACGCTGTTCATGTCCATCTGCTGATTACTCATCACCATGTCCATGGGCTCCATGTCGCCGTTCATTTTCATCATGTCGTTCATCATCTTCATCCCCTCAAAGTAGTTGAGTTTCCCCAGGCGCTCTGCAGGCATCTTCATGCCCCTGCCTAGCCACAAAGAAGTGGCGTTGGTTCTATCCTCGGCAGTCGCCAGGAACTCATACTGCATGTCCTCGGGGATGGTGACCAGCAGGTCATAGGTTTCTGAGGGGGCCATGATGAGACGGTCTACTTCCACGGGTTCCACATCATTTCCGTCATTGGCCACCACGGTAATCTTTCCACCGGAATAGGTCAGCCAGAAATAGGTAGAGGCGCCACCGTTCACCACCCGCAGTTTTACCACGTCTCCGGCCTGGAAATGGGTCTGCTCGTGGGTGGACTGCCCGTTCGTGAGGACTTTCTCATACGCCACATCACTCACATCCATGGCGGTCATGCGCTTCCATTCATTCTTGAGTTTGGTGGTAAAATACCCTTGCTTAATAGCCTCTCCGTAACTCTGGGTAGCCCCTTTCTGGATCCCGAACCAGTCGTTAGCGCTTCGTAGGGAACGGTACACCTCCTTGGGTTTAAGATCGGTCCAGTCGCTTAGCACTATAGGAATGGCTGGCATGTCCGGCTCGTTCTTCTTGTGGAAGATAAGCGCCCCGTACATGCCGCTCTGCTCCTGAAAACCGCTGTGGCTATGATACCAGTAGGTTCCATTCTGGATAATGGGGAACTTGTAAAGATAGGTGGTATGCGGGGCGATAGGCTTTTGGGTGAGGTAAGGCACCCCGTCAAACCGGTTAGGCAGGAACACCCCGTGCCAGTGGATAGAGGTTTCCACATCCATTTTGTTATGGACGTAAATCTCCGCGGTATCCCCTTCGGTGAATGTCAAGGCCGGGGCCGGAATGCTGCCATTGATGGCAATGGCCTTTTTAGGCTTCCCGGTGAAGTAAACTACCGTATCCTCCACGTACAGATCATAACGCACTACCCTGGGCGTTTGTGTAGGTCCAGGCTCTTCCACTTTATGCCCCGCCTTGTGAACTGGTCCTTCCTTCACTTCTGGATTCATGACAGGGGTATCATGCTTGTGCTCAACCGGTTTTTTAGCGGCTGGTTGCTTCTTAGCAGGCTGCGCTGGGGCAGGTTGCACTTTTCTCCTGGGTTGGGCAGCCGGTTTCTGTTTTCTTACTTCCGGTTTAGGGGTTGGGGCTACTTTGGGCGCAGCCTTAACTTTTTGCTTTACCAAAGTCATGCCGCATTTGGGGCATTTACCGGGGGAAGGGCTTTGCACCTCGGGGTGCATAGGGCAGGTGTAAATAACGGTCTGCTGCTTGGCGGGTGGTGTACCATGATTCTCGTGCTGCCCGGTTACAGGAAACCAGCAACTGAGAAGCGCCACAAGAAAAAGAAATCTGTACATTTTCAGATAGGACAAAATCTAAACTAGGAGTAAAGTAGAAGATGGAAACTTGTAAACTCTAAGGCGATGCAGGGGAAAAACCTACAGTGGCCGCATCTTAGGCCAAGGCCTTCCACTTGAACTTTTCTATTTTACTTGGTACGCCCTATTTTGTTTGGTGTCTCCTTTTAAAGGCAACTTGCTTCCTCTATTAACCTGTCAGAAAAACAACCTTAAGATCTTGCCAGACAAGGCATTACTATTCTAACCTTTGCGACCTCACTTAATAACCTTGCTAGACAGGAAATTAATATTACCTCACAACACTTCCTGCCCTGAAAAACAGCATAAACAGACGTCAGGCATTAAGGGCCACAGCCCTACTTGGGGCAGCATCTGTAATAGGTTTGCCAGAGGAACAGGGCGCAGTGAGAAAAAGGATATGACCTAAAGGTGAAGGTGAGGCACCACGTTATTCGCCTTCATGTACAATTTATTTTAAGTGGAGCGGATTGCAATCTTTAATTCTAGGCATAGCATTTTTTAAACGAGTATACCCAATTTTTAAATTATAGGATGACTGCAATTGAGAGTCAGTTTTTTGTCTTAGAGATTGAAAGTGGCAATTGCCGCCTATTCTGTATTTTTGCGTTCCTTAGCCCCACGCACCATGCCCTTAATAGAAGTTACTAACGCCGCCACCGTCAAGGCCTTCCTGGATCTTCCTTCTACTATTTACCAAAACCACCCCAATTGGATACGGCCTCTGGACAAGGACATTGAGCAGGTCTTTGACCCGAAGCAGAACCCCAACTTCAAGAACGGTACCGCCATCCGCTGGATTCTGCAGGACACTCAGGGGCAGACCATTGGCCGGGTGGCCGCTTTCGTGAATAACAAGACCAAGGAGGCTTCTGAGTATGTGACGGGAGGCATGGGCTTCTTTGAGTGCATAGAGGACCAGGCAGCAGCCAATACGCTGTTTGCCGCCTGTCAGGAATGGCTGGCCGCACAAGGCATGGAAGCCATGGACGGACCTATCAATTTCGGGGAGCGCGACCGGTGGTGGGGACTGTTGGTGCAGGGGTTCACGGAGCCTAACTTCGGCATGTTCTATCACCCGCCTTATTACCAGCAGCTGTTTGAGAACTATGGGTTTCAGGTGTATTTCAAGCAATACACCTACTACATGGACACCCACGCGCGGTTCGGGGACAAGGTGTACCAACGGTCAGAAGCACTGGATGCTACCCCAGGCTACAGCTTTGGGCATCCATCTAAAAACAACCTGGAGAAACTGGCGCAGGATTTTCTGGAAGTCTACAACAAAGCCTGGGCAGGGCACTCGGGCATCAATGAGATGACCCTGGAGAAAGCCCGCAAGATAGTACACAGCATGAAACCGGTAATGGTGGAGCAGCTCATCAACTTCGTGTATTTTGAGGGCAAGCCTATCGCCTTTTTCATCATGCTGCCGGAGCTGAACCAGATTTTCAAGCACCTGAACGGCAAGTTCAATCTGACCGCCAAACTCAAATTCCTCTACCACCGCTGGCGCTACAACAAACGCACCGATAAGAAAGTATTTGGGGTCATTTTTGGGGTAATTCCTGAATTTCAGGCCAAAGGCGTAGACTCTTACCTGATTTGCCACTCCCAGGCTCCCCTGAATGCGTATGGCGCCCGCGAGATTGAGATGAACTGGGTTGGCGATTTCAACCCAAAGATGATGATGGTGACCCGTAGCCTGGGCGCCCGCATCTACAAAACCCACGTCACCTACCGAAAAATCTTTGACCCCTCCAAACCGTTTACCCGCTATCCAATTATCAGGTGAGGTAGTATCAGATGAAATGCCTTTGATGTAAACTAGGATTTAAAGCCTCTACTGGGATCAGTGTTTCTAGCCCGTTTTTCGCAAAACAGCCCTAAAACAGCAAGCCTCTACCCGGAAGCTAATTCCAAAAAAGTCGCATGGAGTTTCACTACCTGCGGCAGGACCAGTTGCGTGTCATCATTGTAAAGCACGAACTGAGCGCGGCGTACTCTTTCCTCCTCTGATAGTTGCTTGGCCATGATGGCTTCCACGTCTGTAGCGGTGCGGTGAGGGTCGCGCTGGAGGGTACGGGCCAGTCGTAAGGGCGTGGGGGCAGATACGGTGAGCACGTAATCTACCTGCGTGTAGGCATTGGACTCAAACATGAGGGCCGCCTCTTTTAAGATATAAGGAGCCGCTTGGTGCGCTTCTAACCAGGCATGGAAGTCTTTACGTACCTGCGGGTGCACCAAGCCATTCAATCTGGCCAATTCGGTGGCATTGTGGAAGACCTTTTGGCTGAGGTAGGTGCGGTTGAGGTTCTGTTGGGCGTCAAAGGTCTCGGGACCGAAGGCGGCGATCAATTGCTCCCGCAATTCCGGGTCATGGTGCATGACCCATTTGGCGCGGGAATCTGAGTCATAGACCGGCACACCCAGTAACTGGAAACATTGGCAAACAATGCTCTTGCCAGAGCCTATGCCGCCGGTAATCCCTATCTTGAGCATGGGTTATTGGGGTGTTAGGGAGATCTTCACCCGGCCTGGCAACACGGTAATGTTCCTGGTCTTGGGGGACCGCTGCAGCATTACAGGGGCAATGGTAGAGTCAGTGGCATTGAATTTCAGGTAGTCAAGGGCCACCTGAAACAGTTCGGGCTGCACCAACTCTTGGTTCTTGGGCAAGAACGAGTACTGCACCGTTATCGGTCCGTTCAGGACCCGAAGCAGCAAGCCCGGCGGGAAATTCTGCAGGACAGGCTGTACCGTCACTTCCTTGCGTTCCAGCGGCACCACTCCAAACTGCACCTCGGCTTCGCTTACGTCTGCTTTCACCAAGGTGGTAAAATCATAGGTAAGAGGCAATTCGCCTTTAAAGGGCGCCTTCAAGACATCGGTGGGTAAAGAAAGAGGGTACGGGCTGGGAAAGAGGTTCAGGATTTGCTCTGGGCCGGTAAAGGTCACAGAGTCTGGGCGCACTTTCACGGGCCCTACAAAGCCGTAGCCGGCCTCTAGTTTCAGTTGGGTACTGTCCAGGGTGAGGGGGAGCTTGCGCCGTACCAGGCGGTCAAAGTCAAAGCTGACCGTGTCTGTGATGACGAAGTTAAGGCTCAACCCGTCTAAGGCCCCGGAGATAGCGGGCCTGAGGGCGGTCCCCGGAAGCCGTTTCACGTAAGGCAAACCCCTGATGGATAATTCGGCGGGCTTTACGTTGAACAGCAGGTTTTTCTGCAGCAGTTTCCAGCCTTTGCCGGTCACGTTGATCATGACCTCTTCGGGCAAGGGCTTTACCGGAACCAGGGCTTTATGGTCATACTTAAACTCTATGGGGTAAGAGACCTGGGTTGTGTAATTCTTGTTGAGGGCGTTAAGCAGCCAAAACGTTGCCGCCGTTAAAAAACAAAGCAACACCACCCTCCAGTACTGTTTCTGCCTGGGCGAAAATGGCCTCAGTAACCAGAGGAGGGCGTTCTTTGTTTTTGTAAACGGCAAGGTGTCCTTTAAGAATTAGTAGTGCTCTCTGCGGTGGCGTTGTTCACCCGGCTGGTGGCTTCCACGGCAATGGCTACTTTGTCAAACTTCAGTTTAATGCCTTTATCTACCTCAATCCAGACGGTGTCATCATCAATGCTGAGCAGACGGCCGTGCAGCCCGCCCACGGTGACCACGTTCATGCCGCGCTTGAGCTCTTCCCGGAACTTCTTCTGGTCTTTGGCCTTTTTCTGCTGCGGCCTGATCATGAAGAAATAAAACACCAGGATAATTAACCCGATGAACAGGAAATTAGAATAAAGGTTGGCCCCTTCTGGGGTAGCTTGCAATAATACGGTTAGCATAGGGTTGTTCTGAGATTATAAGCGAACAGGTCCGGATGCTCCCGCCTGTGGCACTGCACCAACTATGTTGGTCTTGATAGTCAACTGGTTGATCTGCGGATCTGTGTTGGCCGTGATGGTGATCTGCTTAGACTGCTGTCCAGACTTTCCGGTTGGGTCAAACTCAACCTTGATAGTACCGGTCTTGCCTGGGGCAACTGGTTCCTTAGGCCATTCCGGCACGGTGCAACCGCAGGTAGCGGTAGCGCTCTCAATCACCAGCGGAGCTTGCCCGGTGTTGGTGAACGTGAACGTGTGGTTCACCTTTTTATCAGCCTTGATGGTCCCGAAGTCATGCTCGGTTTCTTTGAACGTCATCACCGGTTTCGGGCCGGTAGGGTTCACGGCTTCCTGCCCAGAAACGTTGGGGTTGGTGGCCGGGTCGTTGGCGGGCACGGTGGTGGCCGCGGTGTTTTCCTGGGCTACCGTGGTGGTCGTTTCGGTCTCGGTTTTTTTCTCGCAGCTGGTTGTCCAGAGACCACCGGCTAAAAGCAAGGCAATTACAAAGTGTTTTTTCATGATAGTAAATCCTCTATAGCTAGGACAAGTTACAAATTAGAAATGATATGCTGCGCAAATTCTGAGGTAGAGGCGGTACCGCCCAAATCACGGGTGCAGCTGTTTTTATCCAGGAGGGTTTTCTCCAGGGCTTTCTCAATTCTGGAAGCCTGCTCAAACAAGCCCATGTACTGCAGCATCATTAACCCAGAACGCAGCAAAGCCGTTGGGTTAGCCAGGCCTTGGCCGGCAATATCTGGGGCAGAACCGTGCACGGCCTCAAAAATGGCCATGTCATCGCCAATGTTAGCGCCAGACACCACGCCCAGACCACCTACCAGACCGGCACACAGGTCAGAGAGGATATCGCCAAACAGGTTGGTGGTCACAATCACCTGGAACTGCTCTGGCTTGCTTACCAGCTGCATGCACATGTTGTCAATGATCTTGTCATCCCACACCACATTCGGATATTCTTTGGAAACATCGGCGGCGGCTTCCAGGAAAATTCGGCCGGCGGCCTTCAAGATGTTGGCTTTGTGGGCCACGGTCACCTTTAGCTTGTGCTTGTCTGCGTACTTGAACGCGGCGCGCACAATTTTATGGCTTCCCTCAACGGTTACGCGGGCAATGGAATCAGCAA
This Rufibacter radiotolerans DNA region includes the following protein-coding sequences:
- a CDS encoding YkgJ family cysteine cluster protein, whose translation is MDDSTNICLACGFCCDGTVVGFVQVGREELPALKEFTDIGNANGEGFFLQPCKNYCDGCSIYSKRPRQCASFECALLESLGQKRLDYDSAIKIVDEVRQKKIAIEGMLALLPFELQSQSFYFKMAELKKLLRSNKPEVSLAPDHLNLISDLDQLDRMLSKEFGVSLFD
- a CDS encoding DUF6503 family protein, whose amino-acid sequence is MRTLLPLLFLSLAFLACESKQSGDISSSEVPVANAQTIVDRAIEVHGGERFENLEMAFRFRDREYTAKREDGQYTYTRAFTDTLGQVKDVLTNSGFSRTINGKRQSLPAERVKAFTASVNSVIYFALLPFGLNDPAVQKQLLGTVTIKGIPYHKIKVTFKQDGGGEDFQDEFLYWMNQEKGTMDYLAYTYATEGGGIRFRKAINPKVIQGIRFQDYINYEPAGNNFLEIEKDFEAGNLKELSRIELQDIKVRAR
- a CDS encoding multicopper oxidase domain-containing protein — its product is MALLSCWFPVTGQHENHGTPPAKQQTVIYTCPMHPEVQSPSPGKCPKCGMTLVKQKVKAAPKVAPTPKPEVRKQKPAAQPRRKVQPAPAQPAKKQPAAKKPVEHKHDTPVMNPEVKEGPVHKAGHKVEEPGPTQTPRVVRYDLYVEDTVVYFTGKPKKAIAINGSIPAPALTFTEGDTAEIYVHNKMDVETSIHWHGVFLPNRFDGVPYLTQKPIAPHTTYLYKFPIIQNGTYWYHSHSGFQEQSGMYGALIFHKKNEPDMPAIPIVLSDWTDLKPKEVYRSLRSANDWFGIQKGATQSYGEAIKQGYFTTKLKNEWKRMTAMDVSDVAYEKVLTNGQSTHEQTHFQAGDVVKLRVVNGGASTYFWLTYSGGKITVVANDGNDVEPVEVDRLIMAPSETYDLLVTIPEDMQYEFLATAEDRTNATSLWLGRGMKMPAERLGKLNYFEGMKMMNDMMKMNGDMEPMDMVMSNQQMDMNSVMYPEGAGGGHAGHGEQAPKPASEMESKMQPQKDTTQKAHSMQGHEMHNMDMDESAGDLVTLNYGMLRATEQTTLKPGPEKVLRFELTGNMNRYVWTIDNKTVSESDKILIKKGENVKIIMFNNSMMRHPMHLHGHDFRVLNKQGEYAPLKNVVDILPMETDTLEFAASESGDWFFHCHILYHMMAGMGRVFTYQNSPPNPELPDPKLAWKKLNMEEEMFLPSGQIGIESNGSDGEFMLANARYQVSTEWRIGFKKEFGIESETYFGRYLGKMQWLFPFVGFDYHHNSVENEPEETMLGQSSNQNNRKAFVAGVQYILPMLVQAEARVDSKGKLRFQLRREDIPLTSRLRMNLTANTDKEYMAGFRYVLTKYISLSTHYDSDMKYGAGFTFVY
- a CDS encoding twin-arginine translocation signal domain-containing protein codes for the protein MNRRQALRATALLGAASVIGLPEEQGAVRKRI
- the coaE gene encoding dephospho-CoA kinase (Dephospho-CoA kinase (CoaE) performs the final step in coenzyme A biosynthesis.) translates to MLKIGITGGIGSGKSIVCQCFQLLGVPVYDSDSRAKWVMHHDPELREQLIAAFGPETFDAQQNLNRTYLSQKVFHNATELARLNGLVHPQVRKDFHAWLEAHQAAPYILKEAALMFESNAYTQVDYVLTVSAPTPLRLARTLQRDPHRTATDVEAIMAKQLSEEERVRRAQFVLYNDDTQLVLPQVVKLHATFLELASG
- a CDS encoding YbbR-like domain-containing protein, with protein sequence MLLCFLTAATFWLLNALNKNYTTQVSYPIEFKYDHKALVPVKPLPEEVMINVTGKGWKLLQKNLLFNVKPAELSIRGLPYVKRLPGTALRPAISGALDGLSLNFVITDTVSFDFDRLVRRKLPLTLDSTQLKLEAGYGFVGPVKVRPDSVTFTGPEQILNLFPSPYPLSLPTDVLKAPFKGELPLTYDFTTLVKADVSEAEVQFGVVPLERKEVTVQPVLQNFPPGLLLRVLNGPITVQYSFLPKNQELVQPELFQVALDYLKFNATDSTIAPVMLQRSPKTRNITVLPGRVKISLTPQ
- the yajC gene encoding preprotein translocase subunit YajC encodes the protein MLTVLLQATPEGANLYSNFLFIGLIILVFYFFMIRPQQKKAKDQKKFREELKRGMNVVTVGGLHGRLLSIDDDTVWIEVDKGIKLKFDKVAIAVEATSRVNNATAESTTNS
- a CDS encoding DUF1573 domain-containing protein, with product MKKHFVIALLLAGGLWTTSCEKKTETETTTTVAQENTAATTVPANDPATNPNVSGQEAVNPTGPKPVMTFKETEHDFGTIKADKKVNHTFTFTNTGQAPLVIESATATCGCTVPEWPKEPVAPGKTGTIKVEFDPTGKSGQQSKQITITANTDPQINQLTIKTNIVGAVPQAGASGPVRL
- a CDS encoding isocitrate/isopropylmalate dehydrogenase family protein; amino-acid sequence: MTTVTLIPGDGIGPEITEAVKAIFAAAQVPITWEEENAGQTTFDAMGELIPQSLIDSLERNRIALKGPITTPVGKGFKSVNVQLRQKFDLYANVRPAKTTPGIKTRFDNVDLVLFRENTEGLYAGLETFDERLGIADSIARVTVEGSHKIVRAAFKYADKHKLKVTVAHKANILKAAGRIFLEAAADVSKEYPNVVWDDKIIDNMCMQLVSKPEQFQVIVTTNLFGDILSDLCAGLVGGLGVVSGANIGDDMAIFEAVHGSAPDIAGQGLANPTALLRSGLMMLQYMGLFEQASRIEKALEKTLLDKNSCTRDLGGTASTSEFAQHIISNL